The following DNA comes from Micromonospora chokoriensis.
GGGGCGGCTGACGTCCCGTCTGGGTCGGCTGCCGGAACGGTCCGCGGCGCGCGCGTCGAATGCCATGCCAGGATCCTGCCCGCTACGACCGGCCCGAGCAACGCGGCACCCGGTAGCGGGGGCGTCAGGTTTGGGCGGTGCTGGCTACCCTGATGCCGCACCCGACCTGACGGAGAGTTCGAATGACCAACCCCCCGCCCGACGGCTGGAGCGACCCCACGTGGTCGGCGCAGCCGTCGAGCCCCGCACCGGACCCGACCCTGGTGGCCGGTCAGCCGGTACCCACCCAGCCCGGCCCCGCCCACCCGTACGCGCCCGTGGATCCGTACACGCCGGGCGACCCGTACGCGGGTGCCAAGGTGCAGCCGGTGGCGGCGTACGGCCCGCCCGGCTACCCGCCGCCGCACCCCGGTTACGGCTACCCGCCGCAGCCGAAGACCAACGGCCTGGCCATCGCCTCGCTGGTGCTGGCCCTGGTCGGCGTCACCACCTGCGGCGTCACCGCGCCGATCGGGGCGATCCTCGGCCACGTGGCACAGAAGCAGATCCGGGCCAGCGGCGAGGGCGGTGAGGGAATGGCGAAGGCCGGCATCATCGTCGGCTGGATCATCACCGCGCTGATGGTGCTGGGCATCGCCTTCTACGTCGCCGCGATCATCTTCGCGGTCACCACGGGCGACAGCGGCAGCAGCAGCTACTGAGGGCGGCGGCCGGGTCGGCGTACCACCCGGGCCGGGTCGACGGCCGGTGGCTGTCGGTCCGGCCCGGCGCGCGTCACTCCGCCGGTGGGGTGAACGACGAGGTACGGCTCATGCCGGCGGCCCGACCCTTCGCGGAGATGACGAGGGCCATCTTGCGGGACGCCTCGTCGATCATCTCGTCGCCGAGCATCACCGCGCCCAGCCTGCCACCGGCCTCGGAGGTGTAGTGCTCGTACGCGTCGAGGATCAACTCGGCGTGGTCGTAGTCGGCCTGCGCCGGCTGGTACACCTCGTTGGCGGCGTCGATCTGGCCCGGGTGCAG
Coding sequences within:
- a CDS encoding DUF4190 domain-containing protein — translated: MTNPPPDGWSDPTWSAQPSSPAPDPTLVAGQPVPTQPGPAHPYAPVDPYTPGDPYAGAKVQPVAAYGPPGYPPPHPGYGYPPQPKTNGLAIASLVLALVGVTTCGVTAPIGAILGHVAQKQIRASGEGGEGMAKAGIIVGWIITALMVLGIAFYVAAIIFAVTTGDSGSSSY